AGTCAGCCGTCTCTGATTTGGGGGGctaaaaaataaaactgtaatTTGTACACTAAATCACAATTATCTTCATGACTTGCTCCCCCTTCTTAATATAAAAATGAGTGACAGAGGAAGGAGTGGTTGCTTTCAGTTATTGGGAATGTCTCCTTGATAAATGTGCCATATTCCATAGGCTATTTTGTTCTGTTGATAGAAGGGACTCTATTGCTATTGCACAATtaaggaaacattttgaaatcctgcagtccttctgAAATCCCCTCTGAGATATGTAAAGATTTGTTCGTCTCCTAAAAGAGCAAAATAAAAGTTGTTTTATCTTTCCCAGACCATGGTGGGAAAATGGTCATTAGTCTTCAATAAAATGGCCCTAATAACCCTTTTCTAGCACTGCAGCAATGTATAGTTCATAATATCTACAGTTTTCcccattttaacattaaaaaaaagcagaaaactAATCCAACATGTTGACTATACAGCTTTCCAAGTTCATCTCTGGTGTCTAAAGTTGTCTCTCTTTTTAGACAAATAACTGGTCAAATACTGTGGaaggggggttgttttttgtttttcttaaatttaAGATCTAATACAATATAATTCCCTCCATTCACTAGAAAGCCCTCTGGTAGCATTCATCATTTAGTATCATTAACTTAACTCTAATTGTGTTCTTTAAATTCAGTGACTTACTTTTGTATgtcaaaatttattttatttaaagaataaaaataagagACTCTATTGCAGATAAACTGTAATCCTCAGAGATCTGAAAATTCTCAGTCCAAATCCTCACTCACACTGCAAGAAAGAGACTGGACAGGGTGCTTCTTGGAAAGTTTACAAGTCTATTTTTTCAGCTTCTCTATTTCAGAGCCATTGGCATGGATTTAATGCCTCATCTTAAAAAGTCAGATTTCCCTTACTAAGTTTTtcgattccccccccctcctcccgccccttATTCTTCTCAGTGGAAAAACTGTAACTGTCTTTATACAGGTAAGGCCATTTGTCCAGAAAGGGAATTCAACCCTCTTGTACATATACAAATGAATTACAGAAAAAATAAGCCACAATTTTTCTTTGCTAAAGAACTTAGAGTTTAAATCAACTCAGACAATGAGTTTGAAGCTATAGACATTCTACTCAGACTCACATATCTTCTCTCTTTTTTGATAGGGAGTGTCTCCTTTGACTAGTGTCTAGCTTTCTATGGACACTAAGCTTTATCCTTGTAAAGGATTTTCTGCAGCAAGAAACCAATTTTTCTCCTCCATCTAtatcccctctctgtcttctttcCTTCCAACTAAATCTTCAGAAGACTTCATAGGACCTTTAGATTCCTGCTGGTAATAGCACATCATTTACTACTGTTGGTGTCGCCAGTTAAGAGGTTCTAACCAAAGGCACGGTTAGAATTTCTTCAGATTTCATTCAGCTGTTTATCTCTGTGATTCAGAATGAGTTCAGTTTTTTATGGTCCACTCTTGCCTATTACGCAGTCTTACTTTGGCGTCCTTGCAATTACACAGCAAGCCTGATTCACCATTCTGAATCTTTCCTGTGCTGTCAAATGTGATTTAGAGTATCAACAACGCTTTGCCATTCCTGTCTACTTTGGGCTGCTCTTTGCATGTCCCCCACATTAAGTCCATAAATTTTCCTTCTCAAGTACTGTGCTATAGAAGGATTATTTCAGTTAGCCCCTTTGATGTGGTCCTCCAGCTGCCCAATGGCAGGCCTGTCATGGCAGATGTCCTGACTTCATTCTTAGAAATATCTGGGGACATGTGTTATCATCTTTTCTGGATAATTTTGGATATAAGGAGTTGCTGAGATTTGTCTGAGTTCAGCGTTGCCCTGCCCAAATCAGAATTCACTTTGCATGAGTGGAAATTCTGTAGGTATATCTGACTGGTGTTCTTTCTAgcatgatctagtggttagatgATAGGATTGTGAGTCAaaagatctggattctattccaagCTCTTTCACTGACCCTACTATATGATTTTGACCAGTCACTTAGTGAAAtcttgaccccactgaagtcaatggcaaaactcccattgccttcaatcaGTTCAGGATTTTCCCTTAACCTCTGTGTGCCAGTTTCCACATACCTACCTCACATGGGTTTGTGATGCTTTATTAATACTTGTGAAACACCATGAAATCTTTGGATGGATGATACTATAGCAAATCAACAATTAGTATTTGTTATGCTAGAAATGTTTGTATAGGTTATGCTCGGAGGTTAAGGAAACAACCTGGGGTTGCATTGTTTTCCACCCCATCCTGTTACCTTCATGCAGTGAAACTTCAGGGCTAAGTATCTGTACCAGAGCAAAGTTCGACAGGGTCTGATTTTTTGCTAGTTCAAAAGGAGCCCTCTGATGCGGTTCAGTAACTCTCCAGTGTTGTGGAATTTAGTTCCAGGTATTTGATATAAACAGCATACAGTACTTCAGCTGGCAGTGAGGGTGGAGCAAACCATGATAGCACCACATTCTAGTGCCACAAAACAGCCCCAGTTTTATGGGAAATAATCAATTTGCCTGAGAGGCATCGACAGAGCTCTCCATGTGACAAGGTGAGTACCAAGACACCATTGAAAGGCATGAGGCTGAAGGCCAAAACCTGTCCCTGAAAAATTGCCTTTATGAAGCATAATCTTAATTAAAAGGGGTAATGTGACCCACCAATCAATACTTGATATGAACAAGCTCTATATTGCATTACTCCTTTGATCCAGCTAGTGATATATTTATTACTGAATAAACTCCAAGCAATGTTTTGGGGGCTCTTCTTTTAGATggcatttatttaagcataagctctGATGTTTGCATTTTAATTGCACCTTGCAAAAGCTGCTTGGGCAAAACAAAGATATCTCTGCCCTGGTCCTAGGTGGGTGAGGGGTGAGTACAGAGCATCTGCAAGTtcttttgactttaatgggaattgcaTCTTTCAGACTCAAAATACACTTATGTCTCTCAAATACAGCTGATAACACTTTAAGGCCTGATCTTGCAGCCCTTCCTCAAGTGAGATCAGTGGGACTGCTCTCCCCCCTAAgtggtgcagaatcaggccctttgttaaTCCCTCATTTTCAGTATCCTGCTATTACTACATGGTTATAGGGCATTGACTAGATtgcaaaaatataaatattaaacagtTAGGTATTTAACTAATTGTATGAAGATGCATACCTCTCTACTAAGTTAAATAAGTCATTCAAAGTCTGTTCTGTTTTTCAGTAACTAGAAGTTGCCCAGCCCTTACGAAAATCCAAAAGACTGTAATAGATAAACCAGTGGGATtctaaagacattattttaaaacctATAAAATTTAATACAGAATGAGCCTTTCGGTAGGTTTACATAAACCATCCCATAGAGTTCTATAGTAagtatataattttctattaaattctgtaggaTAATCCAAAAACTTTATACAAAATATTTCCCACTAAAttctgtaagattttttttttcccataaaGTGAATCCTACAAAACTTCCAAGTTTGAAATGGTACCATAACAACCACtttgtacctttttaaaaaattatttgcaaacaTTTTAGGAAACTATTATGCAGCAAAATAGTACTTTGGATATTTAAAAGAGGAAGTGGTGAAAAGGGATCACAACAACTGCAGTCAATTTAATGGAATTAACCACAAAGCTAATTCCTATAAAGGGTTGTATATTCTTTTTATATCAAATGTTGCAGACCTGTGATATGGTCACTCCTAGTTCTTGAATGGGAAAAAAAGATAAATCTTCTCTAAATAGTTGTTTGTTCTTGACTTCTCAGTTTCAAAAGAGTTTCAGTTGACTTACTGGAAtaactttaattttaaacataaaaCCAATTTGAGAACATCTGTGAGATTTCCCTTCTCTTGTCTGGCTTCAGAAAACTGCCTGTATAGTCAGACCTGGTGAATTTGTGCCTGGCTTACCAATAGCAAGTCTGAATTTACTAATGATTTAAGTGTTAACTATTTTATGTGCATGTTGTGGGTATGTTATTCTTTAATccatattaaaacaaaatttgcATCCAGAATTATATCAGTGCTTTGAGAGATGGTATTTGTTGCATACACCCATACATCACATGTGCTTAAAGGCATGCATATGCTTAAATAACTTGCATGAATCAGGGCTGAAAGGCAGCACCgttaacttaaaaaaagaaagtcagTAGGACCTTTAAGGTACCACTCTCTCTGAGAGCTGACTATACAGTAAGTAGTCTATATAGTGAGCTAAGTTTTACTTGGTACTGTAAAATTTTTGCTTAAATTATTTGACTGCTAGTTAAGTGGCTCATCACCAAGCATCTTTGTTTGATGGGCCTTACCTCACCGTTCTTAAATTCAAGTTTGTAACTTTTGGTGGATTTTATTTTCTGGATTTTATTGATTTAAAGAGTTGAAAGAAAATTGGTTTCTAAAATCTATGGCCTTTCTGTTTTTGTACTAATTCTTTTACACAAACCAATAAACTTGATTATGCATTCTTGCCTGAATATTGGTTTGAATGTTATCTGCGAGGGACCTATGAAAGCTGCAAGTTGTTTCATCCGTCTAAACAACTAAAAGCAGAGGGAGAttcctccctctcctttttaTGACCTCATtcatcccttccttgcagattcAATGCAGGGCACCTATGAAACTGCATATCATTCTCTGCAGTGGCTCTTCAAACAACACATCATGTTAGAATGCATTTGTATGAACAGAATGAAGGAATTTAAGTGAATTCGGTATTTGGGGCATTTGAGTGATGCCCACGCGACAACCCTGGAAACGGAAATCTCTCTTCACAATCCAGTGGTAGCACAAACAGCTGTCAGGTCCTTTCCACTGTGCTTCAACTGGTCTATCCTAAACAACAGAAGAGTTCCCTTTCTCGTCAAAAGATCCTTTTCCAGCTGATTCTAGCAATTCTTATTTCCCACCTTTCTTTAACCAGGACGGCTTTGGGAGCCAGAACCAGACACATCCGCTCAGAAAAGCGCAGGTTGAGACGCTTCCTCTGTTGAGAGCTACTTTAGATACAGTGACCATTTTCATGCTGGGTCAAGTCCTGTATCTGAGCTTGGGCTCACAACCCAATGTTGATTTGCTGTGCTAAGGCATTGCTGCTACCTTACAGGTAGTTTGGATGAAATATTAATGTAAAATCCTTCTACCCCTCTCCTGTGGCTGTCAGAATCCAATCTCTAAATATGGACTAGAACTTGAGTGTCCAGGGCATCTACCCTTCTTCTAAACATTCAGCCTGCAAGAAACTTGTCATCAGCAGTGCGCTTCAGATGACCATTCTGAGGTCTGTTTCTATCATGGGACCCAAGTACTAAAGATAAAAGGGGATGAAGCTTGGGGGAGAATGTCAGTTCCCAGTGCTCAGCCCAGCTGTTCAGGCTGTATCCTGGAGAAAGGCTGAGTGAGCAATCACAAAAAGACAAGTTGTTGCATCATACAATGTACTTATGCTTCAGGCTATTTTTGTAAGAGTAATAAAGTCTTAGCCAAACTGGGGTCTTGTATTGCTACTAAACCCTGGTGCGGAATAGGGAGAAGAAATTTAATTTGAACAGCAACAATGGTAGTATGTGGATATTCTAAAGAGAGGCAGTGTGTCTCTAAAGCACTGTATTGGGAGTTGGGAAATCTGAGTTTTTCCACTTAACTTctccatgtctcagtttccccacctgtaaaatgggagtaatgatACTTCCCTACCTTTGGCCAAGTAATTGAGATAATTTCATGAAAAGTGCTAAGTTTGATTTTCAACCTTGACTGTCTTAAAGTCCATTTGGGTGGGGGTTTTGTTGGAGGTTGGGAGGGTTTAAGTCCAGGAAATAAAGCTGGTTTTCTGACCAGCATTAATTATCCCAATTAAAACCACCTGCTAATGTCTGTCTGCATATGAACGATTACAGAGAGTATAACAGTTGCCGGACATGGCTACAGTCTCTGTACGATCTGTGTCTAACTCAGTGGAATATGCAAGCTATTCCTACTAATTCCATGCAGCTAACTCTGTATTTGCATGGCCCTTCagataaataaaaagatgtaGTTCAGTCTCAATTTCCCTTGTAAACATTGTGGTGTTTGCCTGACAGCTGCCTTTTATCACAGAGATGGCTgctgttcatagattcatagattctaggactggaagggacctcgagaggtcatcaagtccagtcccctgcctgcatggcaggaccaaatactgtctagaccatccctgatagacatttatctaacctactcttaaatatctccagagatggagattccacaaactccctaggcaatttattccagtgtttaaccaccctgacagttaggaactttttcctaatgtccaacctagacatcccttgctgcagtttaagcccattgcttcttgttctatccttagaggctaaggtgaacaagttttccccctcctccttatgacacccttttagatacctgaaaactgctatcatgtcccctctgtcttctcttttccaaactaaacaaacccaattatttcaggtcatgttctcaagacctttaatcattcttgttactCTTCTCAGGACCCGTTCGTTGATGCAGTCTGCACACACATGCATTGAATTCAGTGGTGCAGGAGCAGACCTGTAATTTGCAACGTTAAACTAAATACTGTTAGCCCAGGCAGGTACATTAGACACTACCCTATAGGACAAATGTTCTGTCCATCACATATATTGGTGCACAATATGCCTTAAATGATGATTTTTCAGCCCAATTTAGACCTGCTCCCTATGAgcacaactccactgatttcattagAGTACAGCTGGGGTTCAGTTAGACCCCCAACTGATATTTGGAAGGTACAGGTCTATATGctctattttaataataataaaaaaaatctgtaatggaaaaaataattggTACAGAGATAAAGGGCAAAAGACAGGACTGTTTCAATATGGTGCAGTATTCCACCATTTTATACAGCTCCAGCTACATCTATACCAACATTAGTCATGTTGAGTGCACACCTTTCCAGCTGAAATAGCTGCATCTCTATCCTctaagctttttaaaaagtaggTTCTTGTGAAATACAACTGTCTTCCTTTAAATGCATAATCTCTGGCTGACAAATTCAGTGGTTAACACTTTGTATAATACTGAACTCTAAGCTTTAGTAAGTACTTTCTATACTGTGGCACTGAACTCTAGGCAGATGAAATatacatttcccccttcccccataagCCCTACTTATTGGAAATCATTGCCTAATTTTTTTCAAAGACAATATTTCCTAAAAGCATCTCATGTAGTTAGGAAATAAGTGCTTTCAAAACTTTTCTGCTTGTAGTTCCAAGATGTGAGAGCTGAGAGCAGTGAACAGTTCTGATTTTTAAGGAACAAATTCTCAATTGATTTTGAAcggaatttttgttttgtttttggtgaaTGACTGAGGAGGAAGAGTAACTAGAGAACTATTAAATGGCAAATGACACTGGCTTAAAGACTAAGCCACCCTAAGTAGCTTCATTATTCCTTCTAGATAAAGCATTTGTCCCATTTCTTGTCTTGTGTGCAGACTCTCTCAAGCAAAGCAACCAGCACTGTGCTAATGCAGCAGAAAAGGAATATACTGTACTGACCACAGATTGATATTCCAGAGTCCAGTTTCACTGCATGAGCCCtatcctgcaagatgctgggcGCCttttgtgaggtgctgagctaCTTCACCTCCTATTGATTTTACTATGATttgagggtgttcagcacctctcaggatcagctCCCAAGTGCTCAATCAAGCGAATAAGTTATTCTAATAATGGGCTCTAGTCATTTTAAAGCAGatatccccccctccccatctaaaAAACATTAGGTTGATGCAGGGAGGTGGCagggttgtttgttttggggttttttgtacaATATTTTTCATTCAATTAATTAAACTAGTGGAAAATGATTTAACAGCCAAGCTACACAGGATAGTGCGTGTatgttacatacacacacacaaagttctaGGACAGGAGTTTGGGTGGCTCTTCCAGTTTAATGCACGCTTTCCATACGTACAACTTTTATGGATAAATCAGTCCCCACTGCCAGACCTTCTGTTGTAAAATCCAAGTCTTGTCACACATTtctaaaacttaaaataaaaatcttgacCAGCTCACTACTTCCTTTTAGATTCCAAAAGGCCCCTTCTCCCTTAGCTTACTCTGAAGTTTTACTTGCTGCTGCTTTAAACTGATCCCGAACATAATTCATAAATATAAAGGTCACTCAGCGAGGAAATGGCCCATCAACTAGAAAACAATGTGCATTTTCCAAATTTGAAGCAAGTAGTTTCCGTTCTTTGATTTAAGTTTAGTTACTTCCTGTGGTTTCATGTCCTACACTGCAGTCGAATCTTTGGATTGGCTCCAGTATAAATTGCACTCTTTCAATGAAATTAGAAACTATAGCAATAGATGGTTGAGCTGGTCTAGCTAGTAATCAGCATTTAGGCTAAATATTATTCTGCTTCATGTTTGATGGAGATAACCTAATTAGTTGGGTGATGGGATCTCTGATCAGATTTtcagtagtctcactgaagcGAGCTTTACCTGTAATTTGCACCGATCCCTTAGAGGGCTGTGCTGCTAGGGAAAGGCTATATATCCTCCTTATTTATATTCCCCACAATGgggatgaaagaagtagaaaACCTGTTCTTTTTAGGCCAATATCTGTCTGAAGGAGGGCAGTTTGTTGAGACCATCTGTTGAGACAGACACTGGGGAGCTTTGCAAAGGATACCCGGGTTGCAGAACCTAAGTGTATGGGTCCCAccttttcccactcccctgctccaAACTCCTGCCATTCAAGTTCCCCAAGGGAGCAgaggaattgggggaggggggggggagggaaaggggcaggaaTAGTTCGAGTTCACAGGGGAGGAAGATAGATTATTATGTTCAGAACAGCTGCTGTGGGTGTTGGAGATGTCCTGTTAAACTGGGGAGTCGGTGAGGAATTGTAAGATGCCCCAACCAGGGCCAAgataaaggggggggggtcatatGAACCCTTTAGGGCACCGGGTTCTCTGGGAGGGCTTTTAACCAAGAAGAAGCAGCTGATTCGCCAAGCCATGCAGCACAGGCACGTGAGCAGTAAAAAGCACTCTGGCATTTCATCTTGCACTTAGTGGGGTGAGGTTCCCAGTGTCTACCAGTTTAGCAGGATTGTCGGAACTGGCTGTAGCATTATCCTTCAAGTCTGTGTAACAAGGCCTGCCAAGTGAACTCTGCACGGTTGGACTTCCTTGGGTTTGAGGTGCGGTGGGCTAGGGGAGAGACTTTCAGTGGCATTCTCCCCTAGAACCCCACAGCGACTCGCTGTGAGAAGAATGGTCTGCCAGGGTCATTGTTAACTTGAATGAACTTCtgctctctgcacaggggagggaagaggggttaGACTAGACATGGGCAGAGGCAGGCAGGGGTATACCAAGCAGGGTCTGGGACTCCATATGGATGCCTCAGCCCTCCCAGGATGTCATGAGTGAAGAGGGATGGGGTAGGTCTGTGGATTAGGAtgacaacctccccccccccccccataacaaCTCCCCTGATGGTCAAATGCTATCCCTCTGAGCCCATGGGGAGACAAACTCTACGCTGCCTCACTTAGGGGCTTAATTCGGGCCTGAGACTTTGTGCTACTGGGAGTGAGTATACTAAAGCAGTACTTCCCAAACTTTAGCCATTGCTCATAGTCATGTCTGTTGGAGACCCAGGGAGGTGACAACGTAACATTCCGAGAAGCCAAAGAATATTTTAATACAGGCTGATCACTCTAAGCCATCAAGCtcaacttccttccttcctcctgcaTTGCCTCCCCAGCAGTCAGCGAGAGAGAAAGGGCTACTAAAGCCCAAGATATCGTTACATGTAGCAATGACTGGGAGCACTCTGCTAGGCCTAGGTTAGTGAGAGCAAACCAGTGCTAGTACGAATCCCGGCTTTACACAAGAGCAGACGCTTTATCTCCACTTGAGGTGTGTTTGGCTCATAATCACTTCAGCGCAATAGCTGCTAGAGCAATGAGCCCTCCTTGGACTGGGAATAGTGACAATGTGAGTTAATTTGGGAACCATTCCTCTTGTCCCTTCTCTTTTTCAGGACACTTAAagcagttttttcccccccagtggTAAGGACACTCTGACCAATGGAACCCCGGATTCCCCACAACATAACTGTGGTCCCAAACTCCGTCATGGGACAGCCGTTACTGGACAGTCGGATCCCCTATGGGAGGCTGCAGCATCCGCTCACCATCCTGCCTATTGACCAGATGAAGACTACTCACATTGAGAATGACTACACCGACAATCCCAGCCTCGCCCAGGTGGCAGCACAGAAGCGCCCCCGAGGCCACCATGAACCCGCGCTGATCAGCCAGCACCTGCAGAGATGTGAGCAGGATGTCACCCACCCCTGGATCTCTTTCAGTGGGCGGCCCAGctccatcagcagcagcagcagcacgtctTCTGACCAAAGGCTCTTGGATCACATGGCGCCGGCCCCCGTGGTGGATCAGTCCTCCCCGAGAGCAGTCCGGATACAGCCCAAGGTGATTAATTGCAAACCCATGGATCTGAAGGGACCCATGTCTCAGGAGCTTGACAAGCACTTTTTACTGTGTGAAGCCTGTGGGAAATGCAAGTGCAAGGAGTGTGCCTTGCCGAGGACTTTGCCTTCTTGCTGGGTATGCAACCAGGAGTGTCTCTGCTCCGCACAGAACCTGGTCAATTACTCCACGTGCATGTGTCTGGTGAAGGGAGTCTTCTACCACTGCACTAATGAGGATGACGAGGGTTCCTGTGCAGAccacccctgctcctgctcccaatcGAACTGCTGTGCCCGCTGGTCTTTCATGGGTGCCCTCTCTCTGGTCTTGCCTTGCTTGCTGTGCTACCTGCCAGCCACTGGCTGCGTGAAACTATCCCAGAGATGCTATGACCAAGTGAGCCGGCCCGGATGTAGATGTAAAAACACAAACAGTGTCATCTGCAAGGTGGCACTGGATGGCAAAGCAAGCAGGCCAGAAAAGCCTTTCTGACcattttggtggggggagggtgggcaggggggtATGAGAAAGGTGGAAGAGACACCAAAGGGGAGGTTATAATCTGTGTTCTGAGGATAACATGTGTTAGCCTTTTGCCATCAACAGAGAAAGCCGAAGTAACTATTTCCTTAAACTGAAGCACTTTGGGTTATTCAGGGTTTTGGAATTGATTATCTAAAGTTAAACAGAGGGGGGCCAATGGAGGAGGATTCTTAATACTTTACAGAGCCCAGGCCGAAAATCAACATAGACCACAGAGTACAGCTGCTTAAAAAGTCTTTTCACCATCTGGTTCATAGTGCTGGCTGCTCGCTGTGCCTACATTCAGCAAGAATAATTAACTATTAGCTTGGCAGGCACATCAGCAGAAGCAATATTCATTTTCATTCACAAAAGAATAGTGGATTCAGAGTAGGGTGGGTTTTCTTCCTTTTTCAACTCTGATTTGTGACCAGCAGCCTGTTGAAGGTAAAGGGTTAACCGTTTTCTCTCCACTTGACTATTAAAAGGGCCAGTTGAGTACAAAGTAAATGTTTTCCCAAAGCTTTTTCCTTCCCCCTTCCAGAACAGATTTTGAAGCAGAAATAACTTTTTTTCAAATCACTTTCTATAACTGTCATTGCCATGTAGGTATATTTCTATTCCTACCCCACCCGTCACGTTCCCCTTTTGATGCCG
This Chrysemys picta bellii isolate R12L10 chromosome 8, ASM1138683v2, whole genome shotgun sequence DNA region includes the following protein-coding sequences:
- the SPRY4 gene encoding protein sprouty homolog 4 is translated as MEPRIPHNITVVPNSVMGQPLLDSRIPYGRLQHPLTILPIDQMKTTHIENDYTDNPSLAQVAAQKRPRGHHEPALISQHLQRCEQDVTHPWISFSGRPSSISSSSSTSSDQRLLDHMAPAPVVDQSSPRAVRIQPKVINCKPMDLKGPMSQELDKHFLLCEACGKCKCKECALPRTLPSCWVCNQECLCSAQNLVNYSTCMCLVKGVFYHCTNEDDEGSCADHPCSCSQSNCCARWSFMGALSLVLPCLLCYLPATGCVKLSQRCYDQVSRPGCRCKNTNSVICKVALDGKASRPEKPF